Below is a genomic region from Actinoallomurus bryophytorum.
CCGCCGAACGGGATGCGAGCGGACTGCACGCGGCGCTCGCCGAGGCGGACCTGGTCATCGGCGACTACACCGGCGCGCTCGCGATCGACGCGGCGGCCGTGGCCGCGGCGCCGGACCTGGCGTTCGTGCAGATGCCCTCGGTGGGGGTGGACTCCTGCGATCTCGACGCGCTCACCGCCGCGGGTGTGCCGCTGGCCAACGCGGCCGGCGCCAACGCGCGGTCGGTGGCCGAGTGGGCGCTGGCGGCGACGCTCGACCTGTCCCGGAGCATCACGTGGGCGGACCGGCGGATGCGCGCGGGCGAGTGGCCGCAGATGGAGACGGCCGCGCACGGCTCGGACGAGCTGGGCGGCCGCCGGGTGGGCGTCCTCGGCATGGGCGCGATCGGCACGGAGGTCATGCGGCTGTTCGACGCGATCGGCTGCCGGACGGCGTACTGGTCGAGGCGGCGCCACCCACACGGGGTGTTCAAGGAGCTCGACGAGCTGCTCACCACGTCCGACGTGGTCGTCGTCTGCCTGCCGCGCACCCCGGAGACCATCGGTCTGCTGGACACCGGGCGGCTCGCGCTCATGCCGGCCCGCTCACTGCTGGTGAGCGTCGCACGCGGCGGGATCGCACCCGACGAGGCCGTGCTCGCCGCGCTGGAGAGCGGAAAACTGGCCGGCGCGGCGCTCGACGTGTACGAACGTGAGCCGCTGCCCGTCGACCACCCGCTGCGGAACCACGACGACGTCCTGCTGTCACCGCACACCGCGGGCGCCACGCGGCAGGCACAGCTCAACATCATCACGACGGTCCTGGACAACGTGAGGGCGGCCATCGAGGGGCGGCCGGTGCGCAACGTGGTCAACGGGATCGATCCGGTGGTCCGGCACCGGTAGGCATATCCGGCGGGTAGATCTCCAGGGTCGAGCCCGTATGACGGCGCGGCCTGTGAGCACGACGATGAGGGGGTGGCAGGTGAAGCTCGACCTCTGGCTGCTGCTCGGCTCGGCCGTGATCATCACCGCCATCGTGGCGGTGCGCCTGGCGCATCGCAGTGGGCTGCCCAGCCTGCTCCTCTACCTGGCGCTGGGGCTGATCCTCGGCGAGTCCGGGTTCGGCATCCAGTTCGATGACCCCCTGGTCGCGGAGACCCTGGGGCTGGCCGCGCTGGTCCTCATCCTGGCCGAGGGCGGCATCACGACCCGCTGGTCCGAGGTACGCGCGGGCGTGCCGGCCGCGATCTCGCTGTCCATCGTCGGCAGCGCGGTCAGCATCGCGACCGTCGCCGTCGCCGCGCACTGGCTGATCGGCGCCGACTGGCGCATCGCCGCGCTGCTGGGCGCGGTGCTGGCGCCGACGGACGCCGCGGCCGTCTTCTCGGTGCTGCGGCGGCTCCCGCTGCCACCGCGGCTGTCGGGTGCTCTGGAGGCCGAGTCGGGGTTCAACGACGCCCCGGTGATCATCCTGGTGCTCGCGCTGACGGAGGAGCACTCCCCCACCGTGCTCGGCATGGCAGGCGAGCTCGTGGCCGAGCTCGCCATCGGCGCCGTTGCCGGGCTGCTCATCGGGTGGCTCGGCGCGTTCGCGCTTCGCCGCCTGGCGCTGCCGGCGTCGGGTTTGTACCCGATCGCGGTGCTGGCCCTCGTGCTCGGCTCCTACGGCGCGGCCTCGATGCTGCACGGCAGCGGGTTCCTCGCGACGTACATCTCCGCGCTCGTGCTGGGCAACAGCCCGCTGCCGCACCGCCCGGCCACGCGCGGCTTCGCCGAGGGACTGGCCTGGCTCGCCCAGATCGGGCTGTTCATCATGCTCGGCCTGCTGGCCTCGCCCTCCGAGCTCCCGGCGCAGATCGCGCCGGCGGTGGTGTGCGGGCTGGTGCTGGTGTTCGTGGCCAGACCGCTGTCGGTACTGCTCTCCCTGCCGTTCTTCGGCTTCTCGTGGCGCGAGAAGGGCCTCCTGTCGTGGGCAGGCCTGCGCGGGGCGGTGCCGATCGTTCTCACCACGGTGGCGATGACGGCGGGCCTGCACAACGCGGACGAGCTGTTCGCGCAGGTGTTCATCATCGTGGTCGTGTTCACCCTGCTGCAGGGGCCGACGCTCCCCTGGGTCGCACGGGCACTGAAGCTGACGATCGCCGGGGGCAGCCGCGACATCGACGTCGAGGCCGCGCCACTGGAGGAACTGCACGCGGAGCTTCTGGACATCCAGATCCCTCCCGACTCACGGCTCGACGGGGTGGAGATCTTCGAACTGCGGCTGCCGCAGGGAGCGGCGATCATGCTGGTGGTCAGGGACGGTAAGAGCTTCGTGCCGGGTCCCAGCACGCGATTGCAGGCCCGGGACAAACTGCTGGTCGTGACCACGAGCGACGTACGTGGCGTGACCGAACGCCGGTTGCGCGCGGTGAGCAGGCGCGGCAAGCTGGCCGGTTGGTACGGCGAGCGCGGGGACTGATGGTCCCGGCCCGGGAATGATCCGGCGCCCCGTACACTTAGCAGTCACTAAGTGAGAGTGCCAGCCCCCTGTGGGTCTGTGCAGCAAGGAGGATCTC
It encodes:
- a CDS encoding NAD(P)-dependent oxidoreductase, with the translated sequence MSGTPWRLLALLPLGEDMIRGVFGGLDAEVSMPAERDASGLHAALAEADLVIGDYTGALAIDAAAVAAAPDLAFVQMPSVGVDSCDLDALTAAGVPLANAAGANARSVAEWALAATLDLSRSITWADRRMRAGEWPQMETAAHGSDELGGRRVGVLGMGAIGTEVMRLFDAIGCRTAYWSRRRHPHGVFKELDELLTTSDVVVVCLPRTPETIGLLDTGRLALMPARSLLVSVARGGIAPDEAVLAALESGKLAGAALDVYEREPLPVDHPLRNHDDVLLSPHTAGATRQAQLNIITTVLDNVRAAIEGRPVRNVVNGIDPVVRHR
- a CDS encoding potassium/proton antiporter, translated to MKLDLWLLLGSAVIITAIVAVRLAHRSGLPSLLLYLALGLILGESGFGIQFDDPLVAETLGLAALVLILAEGGITTRWSEVRAGVPAAISLSIVGSAVSIATVAVAAHWLIGADWRIAALLGAVLAPTDAAAVFSVLRRLPLPPRLSGALEAESGFNDAPVIILVLALTEEHSPTVLGMAGELVAELAIGAVAGLLIGWLGAFALRRLALPASGLYPIAVLALVLGSYGAASMLHGSGFLATYISALVLGNSPLPHRPATRGFAEGLAWLAQIGLFIMLGLLASPSELPAQIAPAVVCGLVLVFVARPLSVLLSLPFFGFSWREKGLLSWAGLRGAVPIVLTTVAMTAGLHNADELFAQVFIIVVVFTLLQGPTLPWVARALKLTIAGGSRDIDVEAAPLEELHAELLDIQIPPDSRLDGVEIFELRLPQGAAIMLVVRDGKSFVPGPSTRLQARDKLLVVTTSDVRGVTERRLRAVSRRGKLAGWYGERGD